Proteins from a single region of Nocardioides anomalus:
- a CDS encoding hemolysin family protein, which yields MADAALTSFSRARADELLADGQAGSRRLVALLADPAPYLNTALLLRLLCEISAIVLVTRETLTVFDDSWWQTSLVTIGVMLVVSFVVIGVAPRTLGRQHAERVALWSAAPLGFVTTVLGPIPKLLILIGNALTPGRGYREGPFSTETELRELVDFAESSALIEAGERRMIHSVFELGDTTVREVMVPRNDVIFIERHKNLRQTMSLFLRSGFSRVPVIDDNLDHVVGIAYLKDIVRRDFEAPDVEFTQRIESVMRPAYWVPESKPIDALLSEMQARRQHLAIVVDEYGGTAGLVTIEDLLEEIVGEITDEYDAEEVETETLDDGSVRVSSRYPIDDLDELFGFDVAEEDVDSVGGLMAKHLGLVPIPGSQVVAHGLRFTAEDTAGRRNKVGTVRIVRVEPDPEPDVVQEAAARD from the coding sequence ATGGCGGACGCGGCTCTCACCTCGTTCTCGCGGGCCCGGGCCGACGAGCTCCTGGCCGACGGCCAGGCGGGCTCGCGGCGGCTGGTCGCGCTCCTGGCCGACCCGGCGCCGTACCTCAACACCGCCCTGCTGCTGCGCCTGCTCTGCGAGATCTCCGCGATCGTGCTGGTCACCCGCGAGACGCTCACGGTCTTCGACGACTCGTGGTGGCAGACCTCGCTGGTCACCATCGGCGTGATGCTGGTCGTGAGCTTCGTGGTCATCGGCGTCGCGCCCCGCACCCTGGGCCGCCAGCACGCCGAGCGGGTGGCCCTGTGGTCGGCCGCACCGCTCGGGTTCGTGACCACGGTGCTCGGCCCGATCCCCAAGCTCCTGATCCTCATCGGCAACGCGCTGACACCCGGCCGGGGCTACCGCGAGGGGCCGTTCTCCACCGAGACCGAGCTGCGCGAGCTGGTCGACTTCGCCGAGTCCTCCGCGCTCATCGAGGCCGGCGAGCGCCGGATGATCCACTCGGTCTTCGAGCTCGGCGACACCACCGTGCGCGAGGTGATGGTGCCGCGCAACGACGTGATCTTCATCGAGCGCCACAAGAACCTGCGCCAGACCATGTCGCTGTTCCTGCGCTCCGGGTTCTCGCGCGTGCCGGTCATCGACGACAACCTCGACCACGTGGTCGGCATCGCCTACCTCAAGGACATCGTGCGCCGCGACTTCGAGGCGCCCGACGTGGAGTTCACCCAGCGCATCGAGTCGGTCATGCGCCCGGCGTACTGGGTCCCCGAGTCCAAGCCCATCGACGCCCTGCTCTCGGAGATGCAGGCCCGCCGCCAGCACCTCGCGATCGTGGTGGACGAGTACGGCGGCACCGCCGGTCTGGTCACCATCGAGGACCTGCTGGAGGAGATCGTCGGCGAGATCACCGACGAGTACGACGCCGAGGAGGTCGAGACCGAGACCCTCGACGACGGGTCGGTGCGCGTCTCGAGCCGCTACCCGATCGACGACCTCGACGAGCTGTTCGGCTTCGACGTCGCGGAGGAGGACGTCGACTCCGTCGGCGGGCTGATGGCCAAGCACCTCGGCCTGGTCCCCATCCCCGGCTCGCAGGTCGTGGCCCACGGGCTGCGCTTCACCGCCGAGGACACCGCCGGGCGCCGCAACAAGGTCGGCACCGTGCGCATCGTCCGGGTCGAGCCCGACCCCGAACCCGACGTCGTCCAGGAGGCCGCCGCCCGTGACTGA
- a CDS encoding Gmad2 immunoglobulin-like domain-containing protein, which translates to MRTTRRRTRLLPGLLAAALTAVVLAGCGTDEGPDVADDEPTSAGSGASSPTSEPPATESASPATSSATPAAETVAVPVYFVGDTPLGPRLFREFRDVGADDPVDEALALLTAGDALDPDYRTLLPAGSITLAGHDESIALTADPAYAERPDGMSPAEAKLAVQQVVRTVQGALQKSVPVAFDTDMLGLGTSFKAAGDNAVLALVNITEPAEGATVSGTFTASGVANSFEATVPWQIRDGSGQKVQEGFATAEGWGDKLYPWQAPVDVSALAPGTYTFVASTDDAADGEGAGPTEDTKTITVQ; encoded by the coding sequence ATGCGCACCACCCGCCGCCGTACCCGCCTGCTGCCCGGCCTCCTCGCCGCTGCGCTCACCGCGGTCGTGCTGGCCGGCTGCGGCACCGACGAGGGACCCGACGTCGCCGACGACGAGCCCACCAGCGCGGGCTCGGGCGCGAGCAGTCCCACCAGCGAGCCGCCCGCCACCGAGAGCGCCTCGCCCGCGACGAGCAGCGCGACGCCGGCGGCCGAGACGGTGGCCGTCCCGGTCTACTTCGTCGGCGACACCCCGCTCGGGCCCCGGCTGTTCCGCGAGTTCCGCGACGTCGGGGCCGACGACCCCGTCGACGAGGCGCTGGCCCTGCTGACCGCCGGGGACGCCCTCGACCCTGACTACCGCACGCTGCTGCCGGCCGGCTCGATCACCCTCGCCGGGCACGACGAGAGCATCGCGCTCACCGCCGACCCGGCGTATGCCGAGCGACCCGACGGCATGAGCCCGGCCGAGGCCAAGCTGGCCGTCCAGCAGGTCGTGCGCACGGTGCAGGGAGCGCTGCAGAAGTCGGTCCCGGTCGCCTTCGACACCGACATGCTGGGCCTCGGCACGAGCTTCAAGGCCGCCGGGGACAACGCCGTGCTGGCCCTGGTCAACATCACCGAGCCGGCCGAGGGCGCCACCGTGAGCGGCACGTTCACCGCCAGCGGGGTGGCCAACTCCTTCGAGGCCACCGTGCCGTGGCAGATCCGCGACGGCTCCGGTCAGAAGGTGCAGGAGGGCTTCGCCACCGCCGAGGGCTGGGGCGACAAGCTCTACCCCTGGCAGGCGCCGGTCGACGTCAGCGCGCTGGCCCCCGGCACCTACACCTTCGTGGCCTCGACCGACGACGCCGCCGACGGCGAGGGCGCGGGTCCGACCGAGGACACCAAGACCATCACCGTCCAGTAG
- a CDS encoding winged helix DNA-binding domain-containing protein, which yields MQLSARALNRTLLRRQHLLARTDASVPELVRHLVGLQAQENLSPFLSLAARRESFDPREVTAGLEDRSLVRFLTLRGTVHLLVADDALRLRQWTAPVHEREIGISGSVGTAREVDREAFLAALSDLLADGPVTQKALGLALAEHFPAYSPTQLGQLARSAAPLVQCPPRGTWRGSGGVVYQYADRWLGRPFVEPDVAELVRRYLAACGPATAADVTTWSGVTRLAPVLKGLDLVVHEGPDGKALYDVPDAPLADEDAPAPVRLLGQYDNLWLSHAGRDRVTTPETRRVWQGPNGGLANTVFADGMLVGLWRAADGRVVLDEPVRPLSPAEREQLDVEVTRVEALLAVPASAG from the coding sequence GTGCAGCTCTCGGCGCGCGCCCTCAACCGGACGCTGCTGCGCCGCCAGCACCTGCTCGCGCGCACCGACGCGAGCGTCCCCGAGCTGGTCCGGCACCTGGTGGGCCTCCAGGCCCAGGAGAACCTGTCGCCCTTCCTCTCCCTGGCGGCGCGGCGGGAGTCCTTCGACCCGCGCGAGGTGACGGCCGGGCTCGAGGACCGCTCGCTGGTCCGGTTCCTGACCCTGCGCGGCACCGTGCACCTGCTCGTGGCCGACGACGCGCTGCGCCTGCGGCAGTGGACGGCGCCGGTGCACGAGCGTGAGATCGGGATCAGCGGCTCGGTCGGCACGGCCCGCGAGGTCGACCGCGAGGCCTTCCTGGCCGCGCTGTCCGACCTGCTGGCCGACGGACCAGTGACCCAGAAGGCGCTGGGACTGGCGCTGGCCGAGCACTTCCCGGCGTACTCCCCGACCCAGCTGGGCCAGCTGGCCCGCTCGGCCGCGCCCCTGGTCCAGTGCCCGCCGCGCGGCACCTGGCGCGGGTCGGGCGGCGTGGTCTACCAGTACGCCGACCGCTGGCTCGGCCGTCCCTTCGTCGAGCCCGACGTGGCGGAGCTGGTGCGGCGCTACCTCGCGGCGTGCGGCCCCGCCACCGCCGCCGACGTGACCACCTGGTCCGGGGTCACCCGCCTCGCGCCGGTCCTCAAGGGCCTGGACCTCGTGGTGCACGAGGGGCCGGACGGCAAGGCGCTCTACGACGTCCCCGACGCGCCGCTGGCCGACGAGGACGCGCCCGCGCCGGTCCGGCTGCTCGGCCAGTACGACAACCTCTGGCTCTCCCACGCCGGCCGGGACCGGGTGACCACGCCGGAGACCCGGCGGGTGTGGCAAGGCCCCAACGGCGGGCTCGCGAACACCGTGTTCGCCGACGGCATGCTGGTCGGTCTGTGGCGCGCGGCGGACGGACGCGTGGTCCTCGACGAGCCGGTCCGACCGCTCAGCCCCGCCGAGCGCGAGCAGCTCGACGTCGAGGTGACCCGGGTCGAGGCCCTGCTCGCGGTGCCCGCGAGCGCTGGGTAA
- a CDS encoding cytidine deaminase, with the protein MTDPLATALAPEDQKLVTLARATRGRTGGPDGAAVRDTDGRTYAAATLALPSLSVSALGVCVAMAHSGGSAGLEAAVLLTDATEVAAGDLDALRDFAGPGVPVLLGDPRGAVTSSTTT; encoded by the coding sequence GTGACTGACCCGCTCGCCACCGCCCTCGCCCCCGAGGACCAGAAGCTCGTCACCCTCGCCCGCGCCACCCGCGGCCGCACCGGCGGCCCCGACGGCGCCGCCGTCCGCGACACCGACGGCCGCACCTACGCCGCCGCCACCCTCGCCCTGCCCTCGCTGTCGGTCTCCGCGCTCGGCGTCTGCGTGGCCATGGCCCACTCCGGCGGCTCGGCCGGTCTCGAGGCCGCCGTGCTGCTGACCGACGCCACCGAGGTCGCCGCCGGCGATCTCGACGCCCTGCGCGACTTCGCCGGCCCCGGCGTCCCCGTGCTGCTCGGCGACCCCCGCGGCGCGGTGACGTCGTCGACGACGACCTGA
- a CDS encoding PhoH family protein, producing the protein MTESTDVGTTPQPAKHTVVVPNSINMVSLLGPGDEHLGLIEQAFDADVHVRGNRITLIGQPAEIALAERLLEELVQLIRTGQGVSTETVERVLAMLRAETTERPADVLSLNILSNRGRSIRPKTLNQKRYVDAIDKHTITFGIGPAGTGKTYLAMAKAVQALQSKNVNRIILTRPAVEAGERLGFLPGTLSEKIDPYLRPLYDALHDMIDPETIPKLLAAGTIEVAPLAYMRGRTLNDSFIILDEAQNTTPEQMKMFLTRLGFGSKIVVTGDVTQVDLPGGTKSGLRVIQDILDGVEDLSFNRLTSHDVVRHRLVGKIVAAYDEFDARQEHAEPRAPRGTSRQ; encoded by the coding sequence ATGACTGAATCCACCGATGTGGGGACGACGCCCCAGCCAGCCAAGCACACCGTCGTCGTGCCCAACAGCATCAACATGGTCAGCCTGCTCGGGCCCGGCGATGAGCACCTCGGTCTCATCGAGCAGGCCTTCGACGCCGACGTCCACGTCCGCGGCAACCGGATCACGCTCATCGGCCAGCCGGCCGAGATCGCGCTGGCCGAGCGGCTCCTCGAGGAGCTCGTCCAGCTGATCCGCACCGGCCAGGGCGTGAGCACCGAGACCGTGGAGCGGGTGCTGGCGATGCTGCGCGCGGAGACGACCGAGCGCCCGGCGGACGTGCTGAGCCTCAACATCCTCAGCAACCGCGGCCGCTCGATCCGGCCCAAGACGCTGAACCAGAAGCGGTACGTCGACGCGATCGACAAGCACACGATCACCTTCGGCATCGGCCCGGCCGGCACGGGCAAGACCTACCTGGCGATGGCCAAGGCCGTGCAGGCGCTGCAGTCCAAGAACGTCAACCGGATCATCCTGACCCGGCCGGCGGTCGAGGCGGGTGAGCGGCTCGGGTTCCTGCCCGGGACGCTCAGCGAGAAGATCGACCCCTACCTGCGGCCGCTCTACGACGCGCTGCACGACATGATCGACCCCGAGACGATCCCCAAGCTGCTCGCGGCCGGGACCATCGAGGTGGCGCCGCTGGCCTACATGCGCGGGCGCACGCTCAACGACTCCTTCATCATCCTCGACGAGGCGCAGAACACCACGCCGGAGCAGATGAAGATGTTCCTGACCCGCCTCGGCTTCGGCTCCAAGATCGTGGTCACCGGCGACGTCACCCAGGTCGACCTGCCGGGCGGCACCAAGTCCGGGCTGCGGGTCATCCAGGACATCCTCGACGGCGTGGAGGACCTGTCGTTCAACCGGCTCACCTCCCACGACGTGGTGCGGCACCGCCTGGTCGGCAAGATCGTGGCGGCGTACGACGAGTTCGACGCGCGCCAGGAGCACGCCGAGCCGCGCGCCCCGCGCGGCACGAGCCGGCAGTGA
- a CDS encoding FAD-binding oxidoreductase — protein sequence MTSSWQAHEAAVARLQASYDAIPAGSPVRLAKKTSNLFRPRAATSHGLDVSGLDGVIEVDPVGQTAEVQGMCTYEHLVEATLPHGLIPLVVPQLKTITLGGAVTGLGIESTSFRSGLPHESVEEMDVFTGAGEVVTTRPGDDLFDTFPNSYGSLGYATRIRIGLERVPDRVELRHVRFDDPGLLSKTIAEIVETREHDGLQVDGLDGVAFAPGEYYLTLARWFEPLADRGDAPEASRLAALAPQPPTSDYTGQQVYYRSIQQRQTDLLTMHDYLWRWDTDWFWCSGAFGVQNPTVRRLWPRRYRRSDVYHRLIGLNRRTGFMDWLDRRKGRPQREMVVQDVEVPVERLGEFLDWFDAEVGMRPVWLCPLVSPGTSTGAQWPTYPLRPGTTYVNVGFWGTVHVGPEAPDAPRNRAIEAKVMELGGHKSLYSEAFYDRETFDRLYDGPHLAAVKQQYDPEDRLLSLYDKAVRDR from the coding sequence GTGACCTCCTCGTGGCAGGCGCACGAGGCCGCGGTGGCGCGCCTCCAGGCGTCGTACGACGCGATCCCGGCGGGTTCACCGGTCCGGCTCGCGAAGAAGACCAGCAACCTCTTCCGTCCCCGGGCGGCGACGAGCCACGGGCTCGACGTGTCGGGGCTGGACGGCGTCATCGAGGTCGACCCGGTGGGGCAGACCGCCGAGGTGCAGGGGATGTGCACCTACGAGCACCTGGTCGAGGCGACGCTGCCGCACGGCCTGATCCCGCTTGTCGTGCCGCAGCTCAAGACCATCACGCTCGGCGGGGCGGTGACGGGGCTGGGGATCGAGTCGACCAGCTTCCGCAGCGGGCTGCCGCACGAGTCGGTGGAGGAGATGGACGTCTTCACCGGCGCGGGCGAGGTGGTGACGACTCGGCCCGGTGACGACCTCTTCGACACCTTCCCCAACTCCTACGGCAGCCTCGGCTACGCCACGCGGATCCGGATCGGGCTGGAGCGGGTGCCCGACCGCGTCGAGCTGCGGCACGTGCGCTTCGACGACCCCGGGCTGCTGTCCAAGACGATCGCGGAGATCGTGGAGACCCGCGAGCACGACGGGCTCCAGGTCGACGGCCTGGACGGCGTGGCCTTCGCGCCGGGGGAGTACTACCTCACCCTGGCCCGCTGGTTCGAGCCCCTGGCGGACCGCGGCGACGCGCCGGAGGCTTCGAGGCTCGCTGCGCTCGCACCTCAGCCACCGACGAGCGACTACACCGGCCAGCAGGTCTACTACCGCTCGATCCAGCAGCGCCAGACCGACCTGTTGACCATGCACGACTACCTGTGGCGCTGGGACACCGACTGGTTCTGGTGCTCGGGCGCGTTCGGGGTGCAGAACCCGACGGTGCGCCGGCTGTGGCCGCGGAGGTACCGCCGCAGCGACGTCTACCACCGGCTGATCGGGCTCAACCGCCGCACCGGCTTCATGGACTGGCTCGACCGGCGCAAGGGCCGGCCGCAGCGCGAGATGGTGGTCCAGGACGTCGAGGTGCCCGTCGAGCGGCTGGGTGAGTTCCTGGACTGGTTCGACGCCGAGGTCGGCATGCGGCCGGTGTGGCTGTGCCCGCTGGTCAGCCCCGGCACGTCCACCGGCGCGCAGTGGCCGACCTACCCCTTGCGGCCGGGCACGACCTACGTCAACGTCGGCTTCTGGGGCACGGTGCACGTCGGCCCCGAGGCCCCCGACGCACCGCGCAACCGCGCGATCGAGGCCAAGGTGATGGAGCTGGGCGGCCACAAGTCGCTGTACTCCGAGGCCTTCTACGACCGGGAGACCTTCGACCGGCTCTACGACGGCCCGCACCTGGCCGCCGTCAAGCAGCAGTACGACCCTGAGGACCGGCTCCTCAGCCTCTACGACAAGGCGGTACGCGACCGATGA
- a CDS encoding HIT domain-containing protein: MEGCLFCGIVAGDVPAQVVHSTDRVVAFRDINPAATVHVLVVPREHHAHAAELADAAPEVSAELVTVAAAVAADEGHPDDYRLVYNTGAGAGQTVFHAHLHLLAGELTGPLA; encoded by the coding sequence GTGGAGGGGTGCCTGTTCTGCGGAATCGTCGCGGGTGACGTGCCGGCGCAGGTGGTGCACAGCACCGACCGGGTCGTGGCGTTCCGCGACATCAACCCGGCCGCCACCGTGCACGTGCTCGTCGTGCCGCGCGAGCACCACGCCCACGCCGCCGAGCTGGCCGACGCCGCGCCCGAGGTGAGCGCCGAGCTGGTCACCGTGGCCGCCGCGGTGGCCGCCGACGAGGGCCACCCCGACGACTACCGCCTGGTCTACAACACCGGCGCCGGCGCGGGGCAGACCGTGTTCCACGCCCACCTGCACCTGCTGGCCGGCGAGCTGACGGGACCGCTGGCGTGA
- a CDS encoding DUF6226 family protein, with product MRRAVDERFAVTGADTPGWPPPRSDHEAPREEEYSRMLDPAKYLIVRARLAAWRDVLVERGAACDVEITGVAPMIEAAPPERVARWEPTAPGALPLTLGYRGVEGVAENIVDLGVGDPPVWIDASPHCGCDACDEGSGQLLTELDDVVEHVVSGDLVRVDGDGGHAQTTFRGASWNLPDGEALLRAAGRTPLPGYRVSIGAPWL from the coding sequence CTGCGCCGGGCCGTCGACGAGCGCTTCGCGGTCACCGGCGCGGACACCCCGGGCTGGCCGCCACCGCGCAGCGACCACGAGGCGCCGCGCGAGGAGGAGTACTCCCGCATGCTCGACCCCGCGAAGTACCTCATCGTGCGCGCCCGCCTCGCGGCCTGGCGCGACGTCCTGGTCGAGCGCGGCGCAGCCTGCGACGTCGAGATCACCGGCGTCGCGCCGATGATCGAAGCGGCCCCACCGGAGCGCGTCGCGCGGTGGGAGCCGACCGCCCCGGGGGCGCTGCCGCTCACGCTCGGCTACCGCGGCGTGGAGGGGGTCGCCGAGAACATCGTCGACCTGGGAGTCGGCGACCCGCCGGTCTGGATCGACGCCTCGCCGCACTGCGGCTGCGACGCCTGCGACGAGGGCTCGGGCCAGCTGCTCACGGAGCTCGACGACGTCGTCGAGCACGTGGTGTCCGGCGACCTGGTCCGCGTCGACGGTGACGGCGGCCACGCCCAGACGACCTTCCGCGGCGCCTCGTGGAACCTCCCCGACGGGGAGGCGCTGCTGCGCGCCGCGGGCCGGACCCCGCTGCCGGGCTACCGCGTCAGCATCGGCGCGCCCTGGCTCTGA
- the ybeY gene encoding rRNA maturation RNase YbeY gives MSIEVLNESGQPLDVDGLVGLSRFVLERMRVHPLAELCIKAVDEDTMTGLNEKWMEGTGPTDVLAFPMDELRPGLANEEPEEGILGDLMLCPTIAEKQAVTAGHSTEAELELLTVHGILHLLGYDHAEPEEHAEMFGLQDRLLEEWRSS, from the coding sequence GTGAGCATCGAGGTACTCAACGAGTCCGGCCAGCCGCTCGACGTCGACGGGCTGGTCGGGCTGAGCCGGTTCGTGCTCGAGCGGATGCGGGTGCACCCGCTGGCCGAGCTGTGCATCAAGGCCGTGGACGAGGACACCATGACCGGCCTCAACGAGAAGTGGATGGAAGGCACCGGTCCGACCGACGTGCTCGCCTTCCCGATGGACGAGCTGCGGCCCGGACTGGCCAACGAGGAGCCCGAGGAGGGCATCCTCGGCGACCTCATGCTGTGCCCGACCATCGCGGAGAAGCAGGCGGTCACCGCCGGGCACTCGACCGAGGCAGAGCTCGAGCTGCTGACCGTCCACGGCATCCTGCACCTGCTGGGCTACGACCACGCCGAGCCGGAGGAGCACGCGGAGATGTTCGGGCTCCAGGACCGGCTCCTCGAGGAGTGGCGAAGCTCTTGA
- a CDS encoding VOC family protein encodes MAEYPHLLHTVLDTTDCRGLAEFYRALLGLQYRPGDEDRDDPDWLVLTEADGTRRLAFQQVDELAPTTWPAPDVPMQLHLDLTVPDVDALERQRRRAEALGARLVLDRSDDDEEPLYVFADPAGHPFCLFVG; translated from the coding sequence ATGGCCGAGTACCCCCACCTGCTCCACACCGTCCTCGACACCACCGACTGCCGAGGGCTGGCCGAGTTCTACCGGGCGCTGCTCGGGCTGCAGTACCGCCCCGGCGACGAGGACCGCGACGACCCCGACTGGCTGGTCCTCACCGAGGCCGACGGCACCCGCCGCCTGGCTTTCCAGCAGGTCGACGAGCTCGCGCCGACGACCTGGCCGGCGCCGGACGTGCCCATGCAGCTGCACCTCGACCTGACCGTCCCCGACGTCGACGCCCTCGAGCGGCAGCGCCGGCGGGCCGAGGCGCTCGGCGCCCGGCTGGTGCTGGACCGCAGCGACGACGACGAGGAGCCGCTCTACGTCTTCGCCGACCCCGCCGGCCACCCGTTCTGCCTCTTCGTCGGCTGA
- a CDS encoding SAM-dependent methyltransferase codes for MTTTLSIAEALNSLLKAPLPLRFTAYDGSASGPEDSAYGLHLANERGLRYILTAPGDLGFGRAYVAGDLQLSGVHPGDPYEALKLVQSNLSFKRPSAGEVVSILRSLGLSTLRPPAPPPQEAPSRLRRTVEGLRHSLGRDAEAIHHHYDVSNRFYELVLGPSMTYTCAVFPTETSTLEEAQFEKYDLVARKLDLEPGQRLLDLGCGWGGMVRHAAREYGVHALGVTLSREQAAWAQEKIKEEGLDHLAEVRHMDYRHVEERDFDAISSIGLTEHIGVKNYASYFAFIEDRLRPQGRLLNHCITRHDNHFRETGAFLDRYVFPDGELTGSGQIIKDVQDAGLEVQHEENLRVHYAKTLTGWCRNLVENWDECVAEVGEGTARVWGLYMAGSRIGFERNETQLHHVLATKTVDGVSGYPLRHDWRP; via the coding sequence ATGACCACGACCCTCAGCATCGCCGAGGCCCTGAACTCGCTGCTCAAGGCGCCGCTGCCGCTGCGCTTCACGGCGTACGACGGCAGCGCGAGCGGCCCCGAGGACTCGGCCTACGGCCTGCACCTGGCCAACGAGCGCGGCCTGCGCTACATCCTCACCGCTCCGGGCGACCTCGGCTTCGGTCGCGCGTACGTCGCCGGCGACCTCCAGCTCAGCGGTGTCCACCCGGGCGACCCCTACGAGGCGCTCAAGCTGGTCCAGAGCAACCTGAGCTTCAAGCGCCCCTCGGCCGGCGAGGTCGTGTCCATCCTCCGCTCGCTCGGCCTGTCGACGCTGCGCCCGCCGGCCCCGCCGCCGCAGGAGGCGCCGTCGCGGCTGCGCCGCACGGTCGAGGGGCTGCGCCACTCGCTGGGCCGTGACGCCGAGGCGATCCACCACCACTACGACGTCTCCAACCGCTTCTACGAGCTGGTCCTCGGCCCGTCGATGACCTACACCTGCGCGGTCTTCCCGACCGAGACCTCGACGCTGGAGGAGGCGCAGTTCGAGAAGTACGACCTCGTCGCCCGCAAGCTCGACCTCGAGCCGGGCCAGCGGCTGCTCGACCTCGGCTGCGGCTGGGGCGGGATGGTGCGCCACGCGGCCCGCGAGTACGGCGTGCACGCGCTCGGCGTCACCCTGTCGCGCGAGCAGGCGGCCTGGGCCCAGGAGAAGATCAAGGAGGAGGGGCTCGACCACCTCGCCGAGGTCCGGCACATGGACTACCGCCACGTCGAGGAGCGCGACTTCGACGCGATCTCCTCGATCGGCCTGACCGAGCACATCGGCGTGAAGAACTACGCCTCCTACTTCGCCTTCATCGAGGACCGCCTGCGTCCGCAGGGCCGGCTGCTCAACCACTGCATCACCCGCCACGACAACCACTTCCGCGAGACCGGGGCGTTCCTGGACCGCTACGTCTTCCCCGACGGCGAGCTCACCGGCTCCGGCCAGATCATCAAGGACGTGCAGGACGCCGGCCTCGAGGTGCAGCACGAGGAGAACCTCCGGGTCCACTACGCCAAGACGCTCACCGGCTGGTGCCGCAACCTGGTCGAGAACTGGGACGAGTGCGTGGCCGAGGTGGGCGAGGGCACCGCGCGGGTCTGGGGGCTCTACATGGCCGGGTCGCGGATCGGCTTCGAGCGCAACGAGACCCAGCTCCACCACGTGCTGGCCACCAAGACCGTCGACGGCGTGAGCGGCTACCCGCTGCGGCACGACTGGCGCCCGTAG
- a CDS encoding 16S rRNA (uracil(1498)-N(3))-methyltransferase, with translation MSLHVHLVPSLAGVSAGAGVSVEGAEAHHAVAVRRLAVGEPVQLTDGSGRLATGSVVATGKARLEVLVAEVAEVPAPSPRVTVVQALPKGDRGELAVEVLTEIGVDRIVPWAASRSVAVWRGERAAKSLAKWQATAREAAKQARRAWFPSVTPLASTDEVAALVAEASLALVLHEEATSALPASVPDDVLLVVGPEGGLAPEELEAFAAAGAQTVRLGAEVLRTSTAGVAAVAALLARTPRWG, from the coding sequence GTGTCGCTCCACGTCCACCTCGTGCCGTCCCTGGCCGGGGTGTCCGCGGGCGCGGGCGTGAGCGTCGAGGGGGCCGAGGCGCACCACGCGGTCGCCGTACGCCGCCTCGCGGTCGGTGAGCCCGTGCAGCTGACCGACGGGTCCGGTCGGCTCGCCACCGGGTCGGTGGTGGCGACCGGAAAGGCCCGGCTCGAGGTCCTCGTCGCCGAGGTCGCCGAGGTGCCGGCGCCGTCCCCGCGGGTCACCGTGGTCCAGGCCCTGCCGAAGGGGGATCGCGGCGAGCTCGCCGTCGAGGTGCTCACCGAGATCGGCGTCGACCGGATCGTGCCCTGGGCGGCCTCGCGCTCGGTCGCGGTCTGGCGCGGCGAGCGCGCGGCCAAGTCCCTGGCCAAGTGGCAGGCGACCGCCCGCGAGGCGGCCAAGCAGGCCCGGCGGGCGTGGTTCCCGTCCGTCACGCCTCTGGCGAGCACCGACGAGGTGGCCGCACTGGTCGCCGAGGCGTCGCTGGCGCTGGTGCTGCACGAGGAGGCCACATCGGCCTTGCCGGCGTCGGTGCCCGACGACGTGTTGCTCGTGGTCGGCCCCGAGGGCGGGCTGGCGCCGGAGGAGCTCGAGGCCTTCGCCGCCGCTGGTGCGCAGACCGTCCGGCTCGGCGCCGAGGTGCTGCGCACGTCGACCGCCGGCGTGGCCGCCGTGGCCGCGCTGCTGGCCCGGACGCCCCGCTGGGGCTAG
- a CDS encoding siderophore-interacting protein yields the protein MSTRAATCAARVETREALSAHLVRLTLAAEGLVSTGVPDEWVGLVVPGQFQSRYYTVRSWADGVLVLDVVVHEVGLVTEWVQQPDCVGSEVTITEAKGSYAPSEGAQWQLLVADLTGLPAVARIVETTSLPARVWVDPGGDADDLASYLPPGTDVTWVDRPLAEVVEGIDWPPGDGYFWMAGESAQMRAVRKHLMRERALPAAAYDVMGYWRASTGRQPRGVDPGPVWRAGKAAGLSDQEIWASYDEARS from the coding sequence GTGAGCACCCGGGCCGCGACGTGCGCCGCGCGCGTCGAGACGCGCGAGGCGCTGTCGGCGCACCTGGTCCGGCTCACCCTGGCAGCCGAGGGCCTCGTCAGCACCGGGGTGCCCGACGAATGGGTCGGGCTGGTGGTGCCGGGGCAGTTCCAGTCGCGCTACTACACGGTGCGCTCCTGGGCCGACGGCGTACTCGTGCTGGACGTGGTGGTCCACGAGGTCGGGCTGGTCACCGAGTGGGTGCAGCAACCGGACTGCGTCGGCTCGGAGGTGACCATCACCGAGGCCAAGGGCTCCTACGCGCCGTCCGAGGGGGCGCAGTGGCAGCTGCTCGTCGCCGACCTGACCGGGCTGCCCGCGGTCGCGCGGATCGTCGAGACCACGTCGCTGCCGGCGCGGGTCTGGGTGGACCCGGGTGGTGACGCCGACGACCTCGCCTCCTACCTCCCGCCGGGCACCGACGTGACCTGGGTGGACCGGCCGCTGGCCGAGGTCGTCGAGGGAATCGACTGGCCCCCGGGCGACGGCTACTTCTGGATGGCCGGGGAGTCCGCGCAGATGCGCGCGGTCCGCAAGCACCTCATGCGCGAGCGCGCGCTGCCCGCGGCGGCGTACGACGTGATGGGCTACTGGCGCGCCTCCACCGGCCGCCAGCCGCGGGGCGTCGACCCCGGGCCGGTCTGGCGCGCGGGCAAGGCCGCCGGGCTCAGCGACCAGGAGATCTGGGCGTCCTACGACGAGGCGCGGTCGTGA